From Novipirellula galeiformis, a single genomic window includes:
- a CDS encoding Na/Pi cotransporter family protein, with protein sequence MEFSALTELICGLVGGLGIFLLGMKNMSEGMQAVAGSSLRKMIAMVTNNRIFATTVGVIVTCVVQSSSITTVMVVGFVNSGVMELSQAIGVIMGANIGTTITGWILVLKIGKYGLPVLGGAAFIYLFSRGERARYWAMAIMGVGMVFFGLELMKDACSIIKQMPDFEAWFKTFEADSYIGVLKCAFVGCVLTTMVQSSSATLGITISLATQGIISYETAAALVLGENIGTTITAFLASLGATTNARRAAYFHVIFNLFGVFWITAIFRFYIVLIKWLMVGDIDAEVMVADEITYPNRTAAIAATHTIFNIANVLMFFPFVSLFVRFLNWAVPGKDFKEKPRLTDLDIRLLETPLLAIEQSRHEVERMADGCSKMLDWLVDLIQQEHPDKPLADRLRKREQVLDSIQDEIAVYVTNLLASNLPHSVADEARRQLRMADEYESISDYLVNLDKFDRKLRRDGLRFTHQQQLDLVSLNRNTAEYLREVNEAFHLGNDNVLTQTDAANKRVRSQIKTLRKAHLEELSDGEIAPLVSVAYLAALNAFARVRDHTQNIAESIPAEK encoded by the coding sequence GTGGAATTCTCTGCACTTACCGAACTTATCTGTGGTCTCGTCGGCGGACTTGGGATCTTTCTCTTAGGCATGAAAAACATGTCCGAGGGGATGCAGGCGGTGGCCGGCAGCAGTCTGCGAAAAATGATCGCGATGGTCACCAACAATCGCATCTTTGCGACCACGGTCGGCGTAATCGTGACCTGCGTGGTCCAATCGAGTTCGATCACGACGGTGATGGTCGTCGGCTTCGTCAACAGTGGCGTGATGGAGCTCTCTCAGGCGATCGGGGTGATCATGGGAGCCAACATTGGCACGACGATTACCGGTTGGATCTTGGTGCTGAAGATCGGCAAGTATGGATTGCCGGTGCTCGGGGGAGCCGCGTTTATCTATCTGTTTTCGCGGGGTGAACGGGCACGCTATTGGGCGATGGCGATCATGGGCGTGGGGATGGTCTTCTTTGGCTTGGAGTTGATGAAGGACGCTTGTTCGATCATCAAGCAAATGCCTGATTTTGAAGCCTGGTTCAAAACGTTCGAGGCCGATTCGTACATCGGCGTCTTGAAGTGTGCCTTCGTTGGCTGCGTTTTAACGACCATGGTTCAATCCTCCTCGGCAACGCTCGGGATCACGATCTCGCTAGCCACGCAAGGGATCATCTCCTACGAAACGGCTGCCGCACTCGTGCTTGGTGAAAATATCGGCACCACGATTACCGCCTTCCTCGCATCGCTCGGAGCGACCACTAACGCGCGGCGGGCCGCTTATTTCCATGTGATCTTTAACCTCTTTGGCGTGTTTTGGATCACGGCGATCTTCCGCTTCTATATCGTGCTGATTAAGTGGTTGATGGTCGGCGATATCGATGCCGAGGTGATGGTCGCGGATGAAATAACCTATCCCAATCGCACCGCCGCGATTGCCGCGACACATACGATATTCAATATCGCCAACGTGCTGATGTTCTTTCCCTTTGTTTCGCTGTTCGTTCGCTTTTTGAATTGGGCGGTTCCCGGAAAGGATTTCAAAGAAAAGCCGCGTCTGACCGACCTCGACATTCGCTTGCTCGAAACGCCCCTATTGGCGATTGAGCAATCTCGTCACGAGGTGGAGCGGATGGCCGACGGTTGCTCCAAGATGCTCGATTGGTTGGTCGACTTGATTCAGCAAGAACACCCTGACAAACCCTTAGCCGATCGATTGCGCAAACGCGAACAAGTTCTCGATTCGATCCAAGACGAAATCGCGGTTTACGTCACCAATCTGCTCGCCAGCAACCTGCCCCATTCCGTCGCTGACGAAGCTCGCCGGCAATTGCGGATGGCCGACGAGTACGAATCGATCAGCGATTACCTCGTCAACTTGGACAAGTTTGATCGCAAGTTACGACGTGATGGATTGCGTTTCACCCATCAACAACAACTCGACTTGGTTTCACTCAATCGCAACACCGCCGAATATCTACGCGAAGTCAACGAGGCCTTTCATCTCGGTAATGACAACGTGCTAACCCAGACCGATGCGGCGAACAAACGCGTACGAAGCCAAATCAAGACGCTGCGTAAAGCTCACCTGGAAGAGCTCTCTGATGGGGAGATCGCGCCGCTTGTCAGCGTGGCCTACTTGGCGGCATTGAACGCGTTTGCCCGCGTTCGCGACCATACCCAAAACATCGCCGAATCCATCCCTGCGGAAAAGTAG
- a CDS encoding alpha/beta hydrolase — translation MTRPLLLLLALLTTWTSTNALAVDNAAKTPKYSTDENILYRTSDDASINKSCRLDVYYPEHISEFPTIVWFHGGGLTAGKRGVPKQLRQQGVAVVAVSYRLSPSVKASDCLDDAAAAVAWTLKHIEQYGGSAEKIFVSGASAGGYITSMIGLDKKWLAGHHVDADTIAGLIPLSGHTITHFTVRKERGIDEKQPIVDDMAPLFHVRGDCPPLLLITGDRELELLGRYEENAYLWRMMKIAGHTQTTLYELDGSNHSQMVEPAMPLLLRFVKQHAQKLPAKK, via the coding sequence ATGACTCGACCTTTGCTTTTGTTACTGGCGTTGTTGACGACCTGGACATCGACCAACGCGTTGGCCGTGGACAACGCAGCGAAGACGCCCAAATATAGCACCGACGAGAATATTCTTTACCGCACGTCGGATGACGCCTCGATCAACAAGTCATGTCGATTGGACGTTTATTATCCCGAACACATTAGTGAATTCCCAACGATCGTTTGGTTTCATGGTGGAGGTTTGACTGCGGGTAAACGGGGAGTGCCAAAGCAATTGCGACAGCAAGGCGTCGCCGTCGTCGCGGTCAGCTATCGACTCAGCCCCTCGGTCAAAGCGTCCGATTGCCTTGACGATGCCGCCGCCGCGGTCGCATGGACATTGAAGCACATCGAACAGTATGGTGGATCGGCTGAGAAAATCTTTGTCAGTGGAGCCTCCGCCGGTGGTTACATAACCAGCATGATCGGACTCGACAAAAAATGGCTGGCGGGACATCACGTTGACGCCGACACGATTGCCGGATTGATCCCGTTGAGCGGTCATACGATCACCCATTTCACCGTCCGCAAGGAACGAGGCATCGATGAAAAGCAACCGATCGTTGATGACATGGCGCCGCTGTTTCATGTACGCGGCGATTGCCCGCCGTTGTTGTTGATCACCGGAGATCGCGAGCTTGAATTGCTCGGTCGCTATGAAGAGAACGCCTACCTGTGGCGGATGATGAAGATCGCCGGTCACACCCAAACCACGCTTTATGAGCTCGATGGGTCCAACCATAGCCAGATGGTCGAGCCCGCGATGCCCTTGTTGTTACGGTTCGTCAAGCAGCATGCCCAAAAACTGCCTGCGAAAAAGTAA
- a CDS encoding MIP/aquaporin family protein, whose protein sequence is MSPFVAEFIGTMMLILFGNGVVANVVLARTKGNDSGWIVIAAGWGIAVFIGAFCANDFSGAHLNPAVTVAMLVAGKLSTASAVPYFTAQMLGAITGAVLVYLYYREHFKATDDGDLKLACFCTSPNIRNLPQAFFCEAVGTFALILPIFLMITPSLTQGDAPLDTDPVLGLGTLGFLPVGMLVFGIGLSLGGTTGYAINPARDLGPRLVHALLPIPGKRSSDWGYAWVPVVGPIVGGALAAYVYEIIGQW, encoded by the coding sequence ATGTCGCCATTTGTTGCTGAGTTCATTGGAACGATGATGCTGATCCTGTTTGGCAACGGCGTGGTGGCCAATGTGGTGCTGGCGCGAACCAAAGGCAACGATTCGGGATGGATTGTGATCGCAGCGGGCTGGGGCATCGCAGTTTTCATTGGTGCATTTTGTGCGAATGACTTCAGCGGCGCCCACCTCAACCCGGCCGTCACCGTCGCCATGCTGGTGGCTGGCAAGCTGAGCACCGCCTCGGCGGTCCCCTATTTCACGGCTCAAATGCTTGGAGCAATCACCGGTGCCGTGCTCGTGTACCTGTATTATCGCGAACACTTCAAAGCGACCGATGATGGCGATCTGAAGCTGGCCTGTTTTTGCACTTCCCCCAACATCCGCAACTTGCCGCAAGCGTTCTTCTGTGAAGCGGTTGGCACCTTCGCCTTGATTCTGCCCATCTTTTTGATGATCACGCCGAGCTTGACCCAAGGTGATGCACCGCTCGATACCGATCCGGTATTGGGCCTCGGCACCCTCGGATTCTTACCGGTGGGGATGCTGGTCTTCGGGATCGGGTTGTCGCTAGGCGGGACAACGGGATACGCGATCAACCCGGCTCGCGACCTGGGGCCACGATTGGTCCACGCCCTGCTGCCGATCCCTGGCAAACGCTCGAGCGATTGGGGCTACGCCTGGGTGCCGGTTGTTGGACCGATAGTCGGCGGCGCCCTGGCTGCGTACGTCTACGAGATCATTGGGCAATGGTAG
- a CDS encoding acetyltransferase, which produces MQIRQAVSDDHDVLLDIWLRSVRATHTFLSEDDIQFFLPLVRDQALVELELWVLVAEDDAAIGFMGLAGNQLEALFLAPEQRRRGGGRLLVQHAQQRKGLLSVDVNEQNPMAKRFYESCGFVVVGRSECDGSGKPFPLLQMRQLVAG; this is translated from the coding sequence ATGCAAATTCGCCAAGCTGTGTCCGACGATCATGATGTTTTACTCGACATTTGGCTGCGATCGGTGCGTGCGACTCACACCTTTCTGTCGGAGGACGACATCCAATTCTTTCTGCCCTTGGTGCGCGACCAAGCCTTAGTGGAACTTGAATTATGGGTGCTCGTAGCGGAGGACGACGCGGCGATCGGTTTCATGGGGCTGGCGGGTAACCAATTGGAAGCCCTTTTTCTAGCCCCAGAACAGCGGCGTCGCGGAGGGGGGCGATTGTTGGTCCAGCACGCTCAACAGCGCAAAGGGCTGCTGAGTGTCGATGTGAACGAACAAAACCCGATGGCCAAGCGGTTCTATGAATCGTGCGGATTCGTCGTCGTAGGGCGATCGGAATGTGACGGCTCGGGAAAACCGTTTCCGCTTCTTCAGATGCGTCAACTCGTTGCCGGCTAG
- a CDS encoding potassium/proton antiporter, whose amino-acid sequence MLSIETLILITSVLLLLGIASNKFSARMGVPVLVLFLTVGMLAGSEGLGGIEFENYSLAHGIGTICLSLILFDGGLRTPYRSIRSAWKPAGVLATAGVFVTALITGLAASWFLQIPLLEGLLLGSIVGSTDASVVFSVLRSGGVNIRRRLADTLEVESGSNDPMAIFLTVGLIQVLTGAVPLGTGLLTLFLSQMILGTVVGVLVGWGGAWLLKHIRLDAAGLYPVLATALGLFSFGFAAAFGGSGFLAVYLTGIVIGNRRPVFHRGILLFHDAIAWICQILMFIALGILSFPSRLLEVAGPALLISAVLILVARPLAVFLCVAPFKFAFRELTFLSWVGLKGAVPITLATFPMLAGLPGASLMFDTVFFVVLVSAVVQGWTLPAVTRYLKLEVPTRLPPPVTLEISSLRNVDGDIVDYFVDDECRVAGRMLSQLALPDGVVVALIVRDEQIIPPQGRSQIEVGDHVIVVLRPSVRAMVDRIFAHREQEPVTLPTALEFPLRGSIKVGDVEQFYDLQLGGKPELTLDEVMRERLGTKRLVLGASVRYEQIVLFVRELNASGTVEYVGMMILPQSEPEAEESVKPEVSPVEPSGTEGSGAERTGIEGTKHEPQAGTPPAPEALRSPVKPAPHSPTSNDSVPRKP is encoded by the coding sequence ATGCTAAGTATTGAAACATTGATCTTGATCACCAGCGTTCTGTTGTTGCTGGGAATTGCATCTAATAAATTCTCGGCACGGATGGGGGTTCCCGTGCTGGTTTTGTTTCTTACGGTCGGAATGTTGGCAGGTTCCGAAGGCCTGGGGGGGATCGAGTTCGAGAATTACTCGTTGGCGCACGGCATCGGCACGATCTGTCTGAGCTTGATTCTCTTCGATGGCGGGCTGCGCACTCCCTATCGGTCAATCCGTTCGGCTTGGAAACCTGCGGGGGTGCTTGCGACGGCGGGCGTGTTTGTGACCGCCTTGATCACCGGCCTCGCAGCCTCCTGGTTCCTGCAAATTCCGCTACTCGAAGGTCTGCTGCTGGGCAGTATCGTGGGCTCAACCGATGCGTCGGTCGTCTTTTCGGTGCTCCGCTCCGGTGGGGTGAATATTCGCCGCAGGTTGGCCGACACGTTGGAAGTGGAAAGCGGATCGAACGATCCGATGGCGATTTTTCTAACGGTGGGGTTGATCCAAGTTTTGACCGGTGCGGTTCCGTTGGGAACGGGATTGCTGACGCTGTTTCTGTCCCAGATGATTCTGGGCACGGTGGTGGGCGTGCTGGTGGGATGGGGCGGAGCTTGGCTTTTGAAACACATCCGACTCGACGCCGCGGGGCTGTACCCGGTGTTGGCGACCGCCCTGGGATTATTCTCATTCGGGTTTGCCGCGGCCTTCGGAGGCAGCGGATTTTTGGCGGTCTATTTGACCGGAATCGTGATTGGAAACCGGCGTCCGGTCTTCCATCGAGGCATCTTGTTGTTTCATGATGCGATTGCCTGGATCTGTCAAATTTTGATGTTTATCGCGCTGGGGATTCTGAGTTTTCCCAGTCGCTTGTTGGAGGTCGCGGGACCCGCCCTGCTCATTTCTGCGGTTTTGATCTTAGTCGCGCGACCGCTTGCCGTTTTTCTATGTGTCGCACCGTTCAAGTTCGCCTTTCGTGAACTGACCTTTTTATCGTGGGTCGGATTAAAGGGAGCCGTTCCCATTACGTTGGCCACCTTCCCGATGCTGGCCGGATTACCCGGAGCGTCCTTGATGTTCGACACGGTGTTCTTTGTGGTCTTGGTTTCGGCCGTGGTGCAAGGATGGACCTTGCCCGCGGTGACGCGTTACTTGAAACTCGAAGTACCGACCCGATTACCGCCTCCGGTAACGCTCGAGATCAGTTCGTTGCGAAACGTCGACGGGGACATCGTCGATTATTTCGTCGACGATGAATGCCGGGTTGCCGGTCGGATGTTAAGTCAATTGGCATTGCCCGACGGCGTCGTGGTCGCGTTGATCGTCCGGGACGAGCAAATCATCCCGCCGCAAGGCCGCTCGCAAATCGAAGTCGGTGATCACGTGATTGTGGTTCTGCGTCCCAGCGTACGTGCGATGGTCGACCGCATCTTCGCCCATCGTGAACAGGAACCCGTAACGTTGCCCACCGCTTTAGAGTTCCCATTGCGGGGCTCGATCAAGGTGGGCGATGTGGAACAATTCTACGACCTGCAACTGGGCGGCAAGCCAGAGTTGACGCTCGACGAGGTCATGCGTGAACGATTGGGAACCAAACGGCTTGTTTTGGGGGCCTCGGTTCGTTACGAACAAATCGTGTTGTTTGTCCGCGAGCTCAACGCATCGGGTACGGTCGAATATGTTGGCATGATGATCCTTCCGCAATCGGAGCCCGAAGCTGAAGAATCCGTGAAACCTGAAGTTTCGCCGGTTGAACCGTCGGGCACAGAGGGTTCGGGCGCTGAGAGAACGGGCATAGAGGGCACGAAACACGAACCGCAGGCTGGGACTCCGCCAGCACCGGAGGCTCTCAGATCTCCGGTGAAACCAGCCCCCCATTCTCCAACTTCAAACGACTCGGTGCCTCGCAAACCGTAA
- a CDS encoding lactonase family protein — MTPQDRSRRSFLKTSAVLAGATPLIAGLPQALAAEGDGPLMAYVGTFTSPLRDVLPTQVDLPPGNGRGIHLFEVDRHSGAMTPAGIHEMGTSPSDLAINDAGTRLYSANETDRVGEDKQGTVSAFAINRANGKLELLNTVSSGGAGPTYVSIHPSRRFLLVANYFGGSVAVLPILADGRLGKASDVKVDEGEIGPTKATHAPEGSFAISGHDRTHAHMILADPSGRFVMHVDLGLDKIFVWKFDETTGTLTANDPPSVSLPPGDGPRHFHFHPNGRWFYSIQEEGSTLVLFDYDAETGRLTARQTISTLPPGFKGSNFCSEILVSADGKFVYAGNRLHDSIGIFSVGSNGELTYLGEEWTRGNYPRSFNFDPTGRFLYCCNQRADHITVFAVNRETGGLQFTDHYAAVGNPSSILFLDLAKRN; from the coding sequence ATGACTCCACAGGACCGTTCCCGCCGTTCGTTTCTAAAAACCTCCGCCGTCTTAGCGGGGGCTACTCCGTTGATCGCTGGATTGCCTCAGGCACTGGCTGCCGAAGGCGATGGGCCGTTGATGGCCTATGTCGGCACCTTCACTTCGCCGCTGCGTGACGTGTTACCAACGCAAGTCGATTTACCGCCAGGCAACGGTCGCGGGATTCACCTATTCGAGGTCGATCGCCACAGCGGCGCGATGACGCCCGCCGGCATTCACGAGATGGGAACCAGCCCCAGCGATTTGGCGATCAATGACGCTGGCACTCGGCTGTATTCGGCCAACGAGACCGATCGCGTAGGCGAAGACAAGCAGGGCACCGTCAGCGCGTTCGCCATCAATCGCGCCAATGGAAAACTCGAGTTATTGAATACCGTTTCCTCGGGCGGCGCCGGACCAACCTATGTCAGCATCCATCCTTCACGCCGTTTTTTGTTGGTGGCTAACTATTTTGGCGGTTCCGTGGCGGTGCTGCCGATTCTAGCCGATGGCCGGTTGGGCAAGGCCAGTGACGTCAAAGTGGATGAGGGGGAAATTGGTCCCACCAAGGCAACGCACGCTCCCGAGGGCAGCTTTGCGATCAGCGGCCACGATCGGACGCATGCCCACATGATCCTGGCCGATCCCTCTGGACGCTTCGTCATGCATGTGGATTTGGGCTTGGACAAGATCTTCGTTTGGAAGTTTGACGAGACGACCGGAACGCTCACCGCGAACGATCCCCCCTCGGTCTCGCTTCCTCCAGGCGACGGGCCGCGGCATTTCCATTTTCACCCCAATGGCCGTTGGTTCTATTCGATCCAGGAAGAAGGATCGACCCTCGTGTTGTTTGACTACGATGCCGAAACGGGACGATTGACGGCACGCCAAACGATCTCGACGCTGCCGCCGGGGTTCAAGGGGAGTAACTTCTGCTCCGAAATCTTGGTTTCCGCCGATGGGAAATTCGTCTACGCGGGTAACCGTTTGCACGACAGCATCGGGATCTTTTCGGTCGGCTCCAACGGCGAGTTGACGTACCTCGGCGAAGAATGGACACGCGGGAATTATCCGCGCAGCTTCAACTTCGACCCGACCGGTCGATTCCTCTATTGTTGCAACCAACGCGCCGATCACATTACCGTCTTCGCGGTCAATCGTGAGACCGGGGGACTGCAATTCACTGACCACTACGCTGCGGTTGGCAATCCTTCGAGCATCCTTTTTCTTGATCTCGCCAAGCGAAATTAG
- a CDS encoding outer membrane protein assembly factor BamB family protein, whose translation MKRFPPSPWIASSYVVAFSALVLGLAPFGAMPNAPSTTQAAEPTLAADPVKLTSTDWPGWRGPNSDGVASSEQDPPIKWSDTTNVRWRVPVPGRGHGSPTVLGQRVYLPTADAANETQKVLCWDRETGKPIWESVVHRGGFENKSGRKANEKATLASSTIATDGKQLFINFINDSAMFTSAISLEGEVLWQTRISDYLIHQGYGSSPTIYQGLVIVTSDNKGGGAIAALDRNSGKIVWKRDRPELPNYASPIVLKIDGRDQLIVTGCELVTSLNPLTGETLWEIEGATTECVTTTVTDGKHVYSSGGYPRSHIAAIAADGSGEIVWDLNLRLYVPSLLHRDGYLYFTLDAGVAMCLDSNTGETVWKERLGGTFSSSPVLVQDRIYATNEEGVTFVFRATPDGFEKLAENELGESVFASPAITGGQIYLRVGQYEGDTRQEFLYCIGK comes from the coding sequence TTGAAGCGATTCCCCCCTTCCCCTTGGATTGCAAGCTCCTACGTGGTTGCCTTCTCCGCCTTGGTGCTCGGTCTGGCCCCGTTCGGCGCGATGCCAAACGCACCGTCGACCACGCAAGCTGCGGAGCCCACGTTGGCGGCCGATCCTGTGAAGCTAACGTCAACGGATTGGCCCGGATGGCGAGGCCCCAATAGTGACGGCGTCGCGTCCTCCGAGCAAGATCCGCCAATCAAATGGAGTGATACCACTAACGTTCGCTGGCGAGTGCCGGTTCCTGGTCGCGGCCATGGTTCACCCACCGTGTTGGGGCAACGGGTGTACCTTCCCACCGCCGATGCAGCGAATGAAACTCAGAAGGTGTTGTGCTGGGACCGCGAGACGGGAAAACCGATTTGGGAGTCAGTGGTGCATCGCGGCGGTTTCGAGAACAAAAGTGGTCGCAAAGCCAACGAGAAAGCAACCCTAGCCTCCTCGACCATCGCCACCGATGGAAAGCAGTTGTTTATCAATTTCATCAATGACAGCGCCATGTTCACTTCCGCGATCAGCTTGGAGGGCGAGGTTCTGTGGCAGACGCGAATCAGTGACTATTTGATCCACCAAGGTTACGGTTCGTCACCGACGATCTATCAAGGCTTGGTGATCGTGACGTCTGACAACAAAGGAGGCGGTGCGATCGCGGCATTGGATCGCAACAGTGGCAAAATTGTTTGGAAACGCGATCGTCCCGAGTTACCCAACTATGCCTCTCCGATCGTGTTGAAGATCGACGGACGCGACCAATTGATCGTCACCGGGTGTGAGTTGGTGACCAGTCTGAATCCATTGACCGGGGAAACGTTGTGGGAAATTGAGGGAGCGACCACGGAATGTGTGACCACCACCGTGACCGACGGCAAGCATGTTTACAGCAGTGGTGGATACCCACGCAGCCACATCGCCGCGATCGCCGCGGATGGCTCCGGAGAGATCGTTTGGGACCTGAACCTACGACTCTATGTCCCCTCGCTGCTGCATCGAGATGGCTACCTCTATTTCACGCTCGACGCAGGCGTTGCGATGTGCTTGGACAGCAACACCGGTGAAACGGTCTGGAAAGAGCGACTGGGGGGAACCTTCAGCAGTTCGCCGGTTCTCGTTCAAGATCGCATCTACGCAACCAACGAAGAAGGCGTCACGTTTGTGTTCCGAGCGACCCCGGATGGCTTTGAAAAATTGGCTGAGAACGAGCTCGGCGAAAGTGTCTTCGCGTCACCGGC
- a CDS encoding sugar phosphate isomerase/epimerase family protein has protein sequence MLPPSSLKRRDLLTYAAFGSAALAASGQTVAATSEGGSPDRPRPTYTMKKSINLWAFPYPDKMTLRQCLQLAKAAGFDGIELNYDLESDLSPKSGSKEFKQIRQMADEIGIAISGLCSFLFWPYPLTSNDPAERARGMELASKMTQAAHDLGCENLLVVPGAVHMPWRPDHDPTPNDVCERRAREAIGKLLPQAEKLKVSLNMENIFFNGFLMSPMEMVDFVDHFSSEHVKVHFDTGNIMEYQFPEHWIPILGDRIKNVHLKEFTKKGSDHSLEAFRPLLDGTTNWPAVLSAFDQIGYDGYLTFEYFHPYSHFPEALIYQTADSLDRMLGIKQG, from the coding sequence ATGCTCCCTCCATCGTCACTCAAGCGTCGTGATTTGTTGACCTATGCCGCGTTCGGCAGCGCGGCCCTTGCAGCTTCAGGTCAAACCGTTGCAGCGACATCCGAAGGGGGCTCCCCAGACCGGCCGCGGCCTACCTACACGATGAAAAAGTCGATCAATTTGTGGGCGTTTCCTTATCCTGACAAGATGACGTTACGGCAATGTTTGCAGCTTGCCAAAGCAGCGGGGTTTGACGGAATTGAACTGAACTACGATCTTGAGAGTGACTTGTCACCCAAATCGGGCAGCAAGGAGTTCAAACAGATTCGCCAGATGGCGGACGAGATTGGAATCGCGATTAGCGGCCTGTGCTCGTTCCTGTTTTGGCCTTATCCGTTGACCAGCAATGACCCTGCGGAGCGAGCCCGGGGGATGGAATTGGCCAGCAAGATGACGCAAGCGGCACACGACTTGGGCTGCGAGAATTTGTTGGTGGTCCCCGGCGCCGTTCATATGCCTTGGCGCCCTGATCATGATCCCACTCCCAATGACGTTTGTGAACGCCGCGCACGCGAAGCCATCGGCAAGTTGTTGCCGCAAGCCGAGAAGTTGAAGGTTTCACTGAACATGGAGAATATCTTCTTCAATGGGTTCCTGATGTCGCCGATGGAAATGGTCGACTTCGTGGACCACTTTTCCAGCGAGCATGTGAAAGTCCACTTCGACACGGGAAATATCATGGAGTACCAGTTCCCGGAGCACTGGATTCCAATTCTCGGCGACCGCATCAAGAACGTGCATTTAAAAGAGTTCACCAAGAAGGGAAGCGACCACTCGCTCGAAGCATTCCGACCGCTGTTGGATGGAACCACCAATTGGCCAGCCGTTTTGTCAGCGTTCGATCAGATCGGGTATGACGGCTACCTCACGTTCGAATACTTCCATCCCTACTCGCACTTCCCCGAAGCGTTGATCTACCAAACCGCAGATTCGCTCGACCGCATGCTCGGGATCAAGCAAGGTTAA